The genomic window TGCTGGGCGGCGATCACCACCATACCTGCTTGGATACTTGGTGAGCATATACTTGTGCTGCTTCAAAAAGCAAAAGAACACTGGTACGTCGCTATCCCAGTGGTTGCCATATTTATGGGACTTTTGATCTATACATTTAAGCGCATCGAAAATAAAATTTTAAACGAAAGGAGAGACAGAAGACATGCAGTTTCAAATAGTTGATAAAAAATTAAAAGATATAAAAGCTGATATTGAACTAATTTTCGTAGTAGATAAGGAGTTAAAACATAAATTTATAGGCGATAAAGAGGCTATTAAATTTAATAATTACAAAGGTGAGAGTGTCCTTGTCCTAAGCGAGGCAAAAAGGGCTTACGTGCCACTTTTTAAGCTTGATCTTGACGAGCTTAGAGTTGCAGCTGCTAAAGCTTATAACGCACTAAAGTCGCTAAATATTAAGAGCATAAAGTTAGCTTCTTACATAGCGGAGTGTCAAAAACTAAGCTTTGAGGCGCTAGCTGAGGGCTTTTTGCTTGGAAGTTATGAATTTAACAAGTATAAAGAGAAAAAAGAGAAATACACCCTTAAAGAGATCATCTTTTCTACTGAAGAATTTGCTGGCAAAAAGGTCGATCTAAAAGCTGCAAATGATGGCTTTAAAGAGGCAGAGATAATAGCAAGTGCTACAAATTTTGCAAAAGATATCGTAAATGAAATCCCAGAAATTTATACACCACAAAAGATGGCCGAGGATGCGCAAAATTTAGCCAAAAACATCGCAAGCATAAAGTGCGAGGTCTATGACGAGAAATTTCTAGCAAAAGAGAATATGAACGCATTTTTGGCGGTAAATCGCGCAAGCGTGCATAAACCAAGGCTCATCCACCTAACCTACAAGCCTAAAAAGTCTAAAAAACGCATCATCTTTGTTGGCAAAGGGCTAACATACGATAGCGGCGGACTTAGCTTGAAGCCGGCTGATTATATGCTAACTATGAAATCAGACAAAAGCGGTGCAGCAGCAGCACTTGGCATCATAAAAGGTGCAGCAGAGCTAAATTTACCATTTGAAATTCACGCCATTTTGGGCGCAACTGAAAATATGATCGGCGGCAACGCCTATAAGCCAGACGACGTGCTTATTTCAAGAAGTGGCGTTAGCATAGAGGTGAGAAACACCGACGCGGAGGGACGCTTGGTGCTGGCTGACTGCCTAAGCTACGCGCAGGACTTTAAACCAGACATCTTAATCGACATGGCAACCCTAACTGGCGCTTGCGTCGTGGGACTTGGCGAATACACGATAGGCATCATGGGCAACAGCGAGAGCCTAAAAAATGAGTTTAAAAACAAGATAAAAGATAGCGGCGAGCTAGCAACTACGCTTGATTTTAACCCTTATCTTAGCGAGCTTATCAAAAGCCAGATCGCAGACGTTAGCAACTGCGCATCAAGCAGATATGGTGGTGCGATCACAGCTGGCATGTTTTTAGCTAAATTTATCAAAGATGAGTATAAAGATAAGTGGCTACACCTTGATATCGCAGGCCCAGCATACCGCGAAAAGGCTTGGGGATACAACCAAGCAGGTGCGAGTGGAGCAGGAGTTAGGATGAATTTATACTTTTTACAAGCACTTAGCAAGGAGAATTGATGGGACTTTCAGTTGGAATAGTAGGCCTACCAAATGTGGGCAAATCAACGACATTTAACGCACTTACAAAGGCGCAAAATGCCGAGAGTGCAAACTATCCGTTTTGCACTATCGAGCCAAACAAAGCCATCGTGCCAGTGCCTGATAAGCGCCTAAATGAGCTTGCAAAGATAGTAAGTCCTAATAAAATTCAGTATTCAACCATCGAATTCGTAGATATCGCAGGCCTTGTAAAAGGGGCTAGCTCTGGCGAGGGACTTGGCAATAAATTTTTATCAAACATCAGAGAAACCGAGCTTATCTTACACATAGTTCGCTGCTTTGAGGATGAAAACATCACTCACGTCGAGGGCAGCGTCGATCCAGTAAGAGACATCGAGATCATCCAAACCGAGCTGATACTAGCTGACATCGAGCAACTAAATAAAAAGATAGAAAAGCTCACAAGAGAGGCAAAAGCAAATGCAAAAGGTGCTAAAGAGGCGCTAGAGATAGCAAATTTACTTCTTGCTCACCTAAATGATGGCAAAAGTGCGAGCAGCTTTGAGCAAAGAGATAGTGAGGCGTTTTTGGCACTAAACAAAGAGCTAAGGCTTCTAAGCGCCAAAGAGGTAGTTTATGGCGCAAACGTCGATGAAGAGGGGCTTAGCGAAGATAATAAATTTGTAAAAGCGCTAAAAGAGTACGCAAAAGCCTCAGACCACGAGGTGATCAAGCTTTGCGCCAAAGTAGAAGAGGAGCTAATTGGTCTAAGCGACGAGGAGGCACACGAGTTTCTAGCCTCTCTTGGCACGAGCGAGAGTGGCCTTGAAAAGATCATCAGAACATCTTTTGCAAAGCTAAATTTGATAAGCTATTTCACAGCTGGCGTCGTTGAAGTAAGAGCTTGGACGATCACAAAGGGCTGGAAAGCACCGAAAGCAGCAAGCGTCATTCACAACGACTTTGAGAGGGGTTTTATCAGAGCTGAAGTGATAAGCTATGACGACTATATCGCACATGGCGGCGAAAACGGAGCCAAAGAGGCTGGCAAGATGAGACTTGAGGGCAAAGACTACATCGTACAAGATGGCGATGTTATGCACTTTAGATTTAATGTTTAATTTTAGCCCTCTTTTGGGCTAAATAGTCAAAAAATATTTAGTCCTTGGGTTGTAAGGTAAATTAAAACTTCCTTATTATAGTTGATAAAAATTCTTTTGAAAAATATACTAAGTTATCTTATATCTTATTAATAATCTTTATTGATACACAAGCTTCTCTATACAAGTAATGGTGTAAATGCTATCAGCTCTGTGATATCAATATGGATTTTATGGGTAAGCCAATTAAATCTTAGGACAAAGTACTAAGTCGAGAGAAATTTCGATAGATAAAATAATGTATTCATCATCTTTTACAAACTTTTAAATCTATAATAATTTTTAAAGACTGTGTAAAACTTACAACCAAAGTCTAAGCAAATAAGACACCGGCCAAGTAGGGTATAAAAATTTTACTTATATGCCTAGCATATTTATTTTATTATTCCGATGGTCTCAGCAAATTTAAGCTCTTTATTTTCAAAGAGATTGTATTCGATCGCATCTTTTTTGCTAAGTATCACGATAGTTGAGCCAAGCTCGAAATTCCCAAGGCGCTCGCCCTTTTTGATATGTAAATTTTCATACTCATAAATTTGCGTGAAATTTGCCATCGCATTTGTCTGGATGCGCTCATCAAAGCAAAATTTCATCTTACCAACGTTTAGCGCGCCCACGAAAACTAGCCAAAGTTTTTTGCCATTTTTCATCTCGCAAAGTAGCGCCACACGCTCGTTTTTGGTATAAAGGCTATCAACCTTGCCAAGCCATTTTACCGCCACACTGTAAAGCTTGCCAGGGATATAAACCGCTTTTTTTATCGTAATATCGCAAGGTGCGTGATAGTGGTGGTAGTCTTTTGGACTAAGGTAGATGTTAGCAAAGTCAAACTCGCCCTCAAGCTCGCCCTGCCCCAAAAGCTCTTTTAACCCGTAATTCATGCCTTTTATACTAAAAGCTTCTAGATCCTTTGTAGTGCCAAAACTAAGGCAGGTGCCGTCAACTGGGCTAATAAATATCTCATCTGCTGCGTCAAATTCTCTTGGCTTTAAGAGCTCTCTGGTAAAAAGTTCGTTTAAATTTTTATACTCATTTGCTGGCTTAAACTCGCTCATGTCAATCTTAAATAGCTTTATATAAAAGGAGTTGATAAGCTCTTGAAGCGGTTTAAAAAAGTTTAATTTTGCTACCTTGCCAAAAATTTGAGAAAATAGATTGTCCTTGTTCATTTTATTCCTTGCTTAAATTTAAAATAGCGATCTCGCTGGGGGCAAATATCCTAACTGGAGGTCCCCAAAATCCTGCACCACTACTAACATAAGCTTGCATTTTATCATTAATCTTATAAAGCCCATGTAAAAAACCTTGATCCAGTAAAACTAAGATACTAAAAGGGAAAATTTGCCCAGCGTGCGTGTGACCGCAAAGGACTAGATCGACATCTTTTTGCATAGTTTTTATAAATTTTGGCTGATGAGAGAGTAGGATGGTCGGCAAATTTGGATCGCGTCCAGCTAGTGCTTCGTCTAAATTTGGCTCTAAATTTTTAAACCTTATGCCAGCTAGATCATAGACCCCTGCTAAATTTATGCCAGCTATTTTTTCATTTTTATTGCCAAGCACCCTAATACCTAGAGCGCGAATTTTTTCTAATATCCCATCAACTCCGTGGTAGTATTCGTGATTGCCAGGGACATAAAAGGTGCCATAGGTACTTTTAAGGTTTTTTAATGGATCTAAAAAATCGCCGATAAGCTCAGCTCTCATATCAACCAAGTCGCCAACTATCACCACTAGGTCTGGTCTAGCTAAATTTATCTCTTTTATAAGCTCAGCCACAAAGTCCTTTTGCAAAAACTCACCAATATGTACATCTGTTATCATGGCTATTTTTAGATCATTTTGTAAATTTTTTATTTTTATACTAATTTGTCTAATTTTTGGCGGAGTAAGTGCGTTAAAAATTCCTTTCAAAAAGCAAGCAACTATAAAAACAACAAATGTCACATCAAAGCAAAATTTAATAAATTTTCGTCTTGTGGGATTAAAATGAGCTTTTGAGCAAATGGATCTAACAACATCATAAAACAAACTAACGCCAAATAAAAAAAGAGAAAAACCAATGAGCGTTCCTGCTATCAGGTAGAGTTCTATATTTAAAAAAGAAAATCTTAGTTGAAGAACAAATACAAACTCAAGTACACTAATAATATAGAAAAATATACGAATTTTTTTAAGATGCGGTGTAAAAAACGATACCTTTTTAATAAAACGTTTGTATGAGTATAAATTTGTAAGAACACTAAAGATAAATGCCCCGATAATGATCCGAAAAAGTCCCAAAATATCTCCTTAAAAACAAAGATTATATTTTATATTTTTAAATTTACATTATAAATTTTATTAATTATTTAGAACAATTTGTAGTGCTAAGCTGTATGATTTTATAATTTAAATTTACAAAAATAATTGTTAAAAGATATTTACTTTAGGATAATAACTAAAAGATAAAATTTTGGAATTTAAAAATAAAAAGGTGGGAAAACTCCCACCTTAAAAAGAATTACTGGACTTTGCCAGACTCAATTCTTTCTTTATAGATTTTGCGAAGTTTTCTAATGTCGTTCTTAACTTCGAATACACCATGCCAGTGTGAATAGTCAGGGCCACCCATTAGAGCGCCTTGTCTCATACGACGGCCTTCATGGTGCCACATATGATAGTAGATATCTTGGAATTCATCTTCCCAAGCATCTTCTAGTAGTAGGTTTTTAGCTTTCAACTCTTCAAGCATCTTAGTTGCTTCAGCATTGTAAACGTTATAAAGCTCTACTTGTTTATCACCCATAATGAAGAAGTTATCTGTATGAGTTGATGTATGGCAAGCTTTACAAACTAGCTTCATCTCAGCTCTTGCTGCTTCTGGTCCATTTGGATGACCTGCTAGAGGTGTTCCTACGTTTAGTTTGCCAGTTTTTTCGTAAACAACAGCAGCTTGTTCATCACCAGCTGTTCTTAGCTTACTGCTGACGCCCCATAGGTTCCATTTTAGTCTTCTTGAAACGTTGTGAGTTGTTGTTGTTTCACCAACACCACTCATGTGGCAAGCTGCACAAGTTGGAGCTCTAAAGTCTGGTACATCCCATGTATCAGGAGCAGCATCAAAATTCCATTTGTGAGCTTCGCTATTATAGATATGTCCGTGCATTGAGTTGTTAAAGATCTCAATATCTGGGTGATCAGGTCCAAGGTGGCAAGATGCACAAGCAGCTGGTTTTCTAGCTTCAGCTATGCTAAATGTGTGTGCGCTGTGGCATGATTTACATCCGCCTACGCCACCATCAGGATAAACATTACCTATACCGTAGTTTGGCCAAGTCTCTTTTGTAGGTTTGTGATCAGCGTCTAGTTTGATGACGGTTCCGTGGCACTGAGAACAACCAGTAGCGTCTGGAGCCATTTTGTATTCTGGATGATCCATACCTTCATAGTGATACATTAGTTTTACTATCACAGGGTTAGCATACATTTGCATAGCACCTCTTGCGTGACCACTCTTAACAAATTCTTCAACCTCATTCTCGTGGCACTTAGCACAAGTTTTTGGGCTAACTAGCATTGATACGTGGTTGTTAGAATCTTTTGGATGCACCTTAACTGAAGCCATAGGATTATCTGCATTTACAGAGTGGCAATCCATACAACTTACGCCAACGTGAGCGTGGCGACTATTTTTCCAATCGGCAACTATGCCGGGTGTCTCTTTAGCATGGCACTCAACACAGCTTTTTGATAAGTCTGACATTTTGTGAGCAACTTTAATATTTTTTACAACATTAAGGTTTAAAGCGTCAGATTTATTTGCATCCATGTTTGCGGCAACGCCAAAAGACATTAGACAGGCTAATAACATTAGCGACTTTTTAAACATCTTTCCTCCTTATTTGGTTTTATTGTTCTCTTGTTTTTTTATTGCTTCAAATTTATCGATTTGTAGTCCTAAATTCTTGTGACCAACGTGCTCGTGGCAGTCAACACATGATTTTTTATTAGGATTTCCAAGAACGAAATAATCTCTATGTGGCAAGAATGATTTACCAGCTTGAATAACATTTTTTAAATTTGAGTGGCAAGTTAAACATCCACTATCATAGACAAAGTGAGATGCATGCTCGCGTTTTTTGCGCCAGTCGATCTTGTCCGTATCTGTAAAAAATGTCTTATAACCATCATTTATCGATACTTTAAGTTTTGTAAGTACATAGGTATAGGCACTTGTATGATTTAGGTGACAGGCTGAACATTCAGCTTTTATGCCAAGCTTGTTATTGCCACCGTGTACATCTTCATGATATGCAGCATTCATAGGATCCATAGTGTGGCAAATGGTACAGATGTAGCCGCTACCAGTTGCATGAAGTGCATCAGCAATACCCATAGACGCAATAAGTCCGATCACAATGCCGATAATAACAGATGACCAAACAAAAAATTTCTTCTTAACTTCAGCCAAAATCTCCTCCTGAATTTATCAATATATCGTAAATTTTTACGAAAATTTTAAGTGAATGTTATCTAAAAAAATATAAATTTTTTCTTTAAGTAAATAAAAATATTTATTTGATATTAACTTTCAATAAGAATAAATTTCTTGCAGTCCACCCACATCTTTTTCCAAAATTTGGTTCTTTTCATCAAGTTTAACTAAACCATTTGTTTTAAATTTATTTAAAATTCTCGAAAAAGTTTCTGGAGTCATATTAAGTATTGATGAAATTTTTGTGTGTTTTAGCTCGTTAAATAAATCTTCATGATCTAAAATAAACTTAGCCACTTTTTCTTCTGAGCTTAAAATTAACTCTTGATGAAGTAGATTTGTTGTGATTCTTATCTTTTCGGACATTGATTTT from Campylobacter concisus includes these protein-coding regions:
- a CDS encoding multiheme c-type cytochrome — encoded protein: MFKKSLMLLACLMSFGVAANMDANKSDALNLNVVKNIKVAHKMSDLSKSCVECHAKETPGIVADWKNSRHAHVGVSCMDCHSVNADNPMASVKVHPKDSNNHVSMLVSPKTCAKCHENEVEEFVKSGHARGAMQMYANPVIVKLMYHYEGMDHPEYKMAPDATGCSQCHGTVIKLDADHKPTKETWPNYGIGNVYPDGGVGGCKSCHSAHTFSIAEARKPAACASCHLGPDHPDIEIFNNSMHGHIYNSEAHKWNFDAAPDTWDVPDFRAPTCAACHMSGVGETTTTHNVSRRLKWNLWGVSSKLRTAGDEQAAVVYEKTGKLNVGTPLAGHPNGPEAARAEMKLVCKACHTSTHTDNFFIMGDKQVELYNVYNAEATKMLEELKAKNLLLEDAWEDEFQDIYYHMWHHEGRRMRQGALMGGPDYSHWHGVFEVKNDIRKLRKIYKERIESGKVQ
- a CDS encoding cytochrome c3 family protein, producing MAEVKKKFFVWSSVIIGIVIGLIASMGIADALHATGSGYICTICHTMDPMNAAYHEDVHGGNNKLGIKAECSACHLNHTSAYTYVLTKLKVSINDGYKTFFTDTDKIDWRKKREHASHFVYDSGCLTCHSNLKNVIQAGKSFLPHRDYFVLGNPNKKSCVDCHEHVGHKNLGLQIDKFEAIKKQENNKTK
- a CDS encoding metallophosphoesterase is translated as MGLFRIIIGAFIFSVLTNLYSYKRFIKKVSFFTPHLKKIRIFFYIISVLEFVFVLQLRFSFLNIELYLIAGTLIGFSLFLFGVSLFYDVVRSICSKAHFNPTRRKFIKFCFDVTFVVFIVACFLKGIFNALTPPKIRQISIKIKNLQNDLKIAMITDVHIGEFLQKDFVAELIKEINLARPDLVVIVGDLVDMRAELIGDFLDPLKNLKSTYGTFYVPGNHEYYHGVDGILEKIRALGIRVLGNKNEKIAGINLAGVYDLAGIRFKNLEPNLDEALAGRDPNLPTILLSHQPKFIKTMQKDVDLVLCGHTHAGQIFPFSILVLLDQGFLHGLYKINDKMQAYVSSGAGFWGPPVRIFAPSEIAILNLSKE
- a CDS encoding leucyl aminopeptidase, encoding MQFQIVDKKLKDIKADIELIFVVDKELKHKFIGDKEAIKFNNYKGESVLVLSEAKRAYVPLFKLDLDELRVAAAKAYNALKSLNIKSIKLASYIAECQKLSFEALAEGFLLGSYEFNKYKEKKEKYTLKEIIFSTEEFAGKKVDLKAANDGFKEAEIIASATNFAKDIVNEIPEIYTPQKMAEDAQNLAKNIASIKCEVYDEKFLAKENMNAFLAVNRASVHKPRLIHLTYKPKKSKKRIIFVGKGLTYDSGGLSLKPADYMLTMKSDKSGAAAALGIIKGAAELNLPFEIHAILGATENMIGGNAYKPDDVLISRSGVSIEVRNTDAEGRLVLADCLSYAQDFKPDILIDMATLTGACVVGLGEYTIGIMGNSESLKNEFKNKIKDSGELATTLDFNPYLSELIKSQIADVSNCASSRYGGAITAGMFLAKFIKDEYKDKWLHLDIAGPAYREKAWGYNQAGASGAGVRMNLYFLQALSKEN
- a CDS encoding phosphatidylserine decarboxylase — encoded protein: MNKDNLFSQIFGKVAKLNFFKPLQELINSFYIKLFKIDMSEFKPANEYKNLNELFTRELLKPREFDAADEIFISPVDGTCLSFGTTKDLEAFSIKGMNYGLKELLGQGELEGEFDFANIYLSPKDYHHYHAPCDITIKKAVYIPGKLYSVAVKWLGKVDSLYTKNERVALLCEMKNGKKLWLVFVGALNVGKMKFCFDERIQTNAMANFTQIYEYENLHIKKGERLGNFELGSTIVILSKKDAIEYNLFENKELKFAETIGIIK
- the ychF gene encoding redox-regulated ATPase YchF, coding for MGLSVGIVGLPNVGKSTTFNALTKAQNAESANYPFCTIEPNKAIVPVPDKRLNELAKIVSPNKIQYSTIEFVDIAGLVKGASSGEGLGNKFLSNIRETELILHIVRCFEDENITHVEGSVDPVRDIEIIQTELILADIEQLNKKIEKLTREAKANAKGAKEALEIANLLLAHLNDGKSASSFEQRDSEAFLALNKELRLLSAKEVVYGANVDEEGLSEDNKFVKALKEYAKASDHEVIKLCAKVEEELIGLSDEEAHEFLASLGTSESGLEKIIRTSFAKLNLISYFTAGVVEVRAWTITKGWKAPKAASVIHNDFERGFIRAEVISYDDYIAHGGENGAKEAGKMRLEGKDYIVQDGDVMHFRFNV